One segment of Scleropages formosus chromosome 23, fSclFor1.1, whole genome shotgun sequence DNA contains the following:
- the LOC108942512 gene encoding sodium- and chloride-dependent transporter XTRP3-like, translated as MDGRPSWDTPLQFVLACVSYAVGLGNVWRFPYLCQMHGGGGFIIPYLIMLVLEGVPLFYMELAVGQKMRLGSIGAWSAISPYLGGVGVASVVTSLYLCLYYNVIIAWAFWYLFHSFQATLPWAECPGNENLTGVLQECEASSPTQYFWYRETLNITSSIEEGGGWHRGQALCLLLAWAVVYLCIIKGVASTGKVVYFTATFPYLVLIIYLIRGVTLHGALNGLKYMFTPKMEQLANPMAWINAATQIFYSLGLGFGSLIAFSSYNEPHNNFEQQAIVVSIINSGTSIFASIVTFSIYGFKATFSYESCLERMRTLLLNTFDLVEDSINKENINHWMTELNRTDPGRFSSLSTQLQSCNLEAELDTAVEGTGLAFIVYSEAIKNMPISQLWSVLYFSMLLMLGVGSMLGNVTAITTPLRDFKFLSRRLSSEALNGLVCLLCLLLSLGFTTRSGSYWFAIFNDYACTFSLLFIVLIEIIGVCYIYGLTRFEQDIEDMIGHRPHWYWKVVWAVLGPLIIVGLFLFYVSSYIMGGTPTYQAWDKDLGKAIAKTYPVYAQAFIVLLLLSSMSCVPLVAFLSYCKSKKEPQEQVVSCPLNSKEAS; from the exons GTGGCTTCATCATCCCTTACCTGATCATGCTGGTTCTCGAGGGTGTGCCCCTCTTCTACATGGAGCTTGCAGTGGGTCAGAAGATGCGTTTGGGCAGCATTGGGGCCTGGAGTGCCATCAGCCCCTACCTTGGGGGCGTGG GTGTAGCGAGTGTGGTGACGTCGCTGTACCTGTGCTTGTACTACAATGTGATCATCGCCTGGGCCTTCTGGTacctttttcattcatttcag GCAACGCTGCCCTGGGCTGAGTGCCCCGGCAACGAGAATCTGACGGGCGTCCTGCAGGAGTGTGAGGCCAGCTCCCCCACCCAGTACTTCTGGTACAGGGAGACGCTGAACATCACGTCCTCCATCGAGGAGGGTGGTGGCTGGCACCGGGGCCAAGCACTGTGCCTCCTGCTTGCCTGGGCAGTTGTCTACCTGTGCATCATCAAAGGGGTCGCGTCCACAGGAAAG GTGGTATATTTCACTGCCACTTTCCCCTACTTGgtcctcattatttatttgatccgTGGAGTCACTCTGCACGGAGCTCTTAATGGCCTCAAGTACATGTTCACACCAAAG ATGGAGCAGCTGGCCAACCCCATGGCATGGATCAATGCTGCTACCCAGATATTCTACTCCCTGGGCCTGGGCTTTGGATCCCTCATTGCTTTTTCCAGCTACAATGAGCCACACAACAACTTCGAACAGCAGGCCATCGTGGTGTCCATCATCAACAGCGGCACCTCCATCTTTGCTAGCATCGTCACCTTTTCCATCTATGGCTTCAAGGCCACATTCAGCTATGAAAGTTGCCTGGAAAG GATGAGAACGCTCCTGTTAAACACCTTCGATTTGGTCGAGGACAGCAtcaacaaagaaaacatcaaCCACTGGATGACAGAGCTGAACAGAACCGATCCAGGAAGGTTTTCCAGCTTGTCCACCCAGCTTCAGAGCTGCAACTTGGAAGCTGAATTAGATACG GCTGTGGAAGGTACAGGCTTGGCATTCATTGTGTACAGTGAAGCCATCAAGAACATGCCTATATCTCAGCTGTGGTCCGTGCTCTATTTCTCGATGCTGCTgatgctgggggtggggagcatgctgggaaatgtgaCTGCCATCACTACCCCACTACGTGACTTCAAATTCCTGTCAAGGCGCCTCAGCAGTGAAGCCCTCAACG GGCTGGTTTGCCTCCTGTGCCTGTTGCTCAGCCTGGGCTTTACCACGCGCTCAGGGAGCTACTGGTTTGCGATCTTCAATGACTACGCCTGCACCTTCTCCCTGCTCTTCATTGTGCTCATTGAGATCATTGGTGTCTGCTACATCTATGGACTGACACG GTTTGAACAGGACATTGAGGACATGATTGGCCACCGGCCACACTGGTACTGGAAGGTGGTGTGGGCTGTGCTGGGCCCGCTCATCATCGTTGGACTGTTCCTCTTCTACGTTAGCAGCTACATCATGGGAGGAACACCCACCTACCAGGCGTGGGACAAGGACCTG GGGAAGGCCATTGCAAAGACGTACCCGGTGTACGCACAGGCGTTCATcgttctgctcctgctgtcctCCATGAGCTGCGTGCCCCTTGTGGCCTTCCTCTCGTACTGTAAGAGCAAGAAGGAGCCTCAAGAACAGGTTGTCAGCTGCCCTTTGAACTCCAAAGAGGCATCTTAA